In Sorangium aterium, the genomic stretch CACCGTCGGGACGTGGCGCTGGGGTTCGTGAACGCGGTCGCGACCGGCAGCGACGATCTCGACAGCGAGTTCTCGATCGCGGCTGACGATCCCTCCCGGACAGGGGATCTCTTCACCGTGGCGCTCCGAGAGCACCTCGTCGCGCTGCACCGCGCGTCCTACGACGTCCGGATCCACGATGGCGGCTGTACGCTCTCCGAGCCGTACAGCTTCGGCATGGACGAGGCGTGGATCGTGCGCGCCGCCCACAGCGCCGCGCAGATCGTCGAGCTCCTCGACGGCGCGCGCGCTGGCCTCCGCGCCGCCGCGTCGCTCGCCGGACACGCCGAGGCGCTCCGCGCGCTCGCCGCGGCGCGCGGCCTCGCCTTCGCGAGCGCGCCGCTCTCAGTCACGGGCCGCATCGAGGGGGGCCCGATCGAGATCGGCTCGGAGCGCGCGGCGCGCGATCGCCACCGGGTCATCGCGCGGGCGAGCTTCGAGACCGAGCTCGGCCTTGGCCTCGCCGTCCGGCGTGAACGGCTCCTCGACGGCCTCGTCACGATGCTGGGCGGGCAGGACATCGTCGTTGACGACGAGGCGTTCGATCGTCGCTTCCTCGTGCGCGTGGATCCGCGGCAGACCGACCGAGCCCCCGAGCTGCTCGACCCTGGCGCCCGTAGGGCCCTCCTCGCCCTCGACGATCGCGCTGGCCCCGTCGCCATCGACGATCGCGGCGTGACCGTGGGACCGATCGCCTCCTCGATCGCGCCGGAGACGATGGTGTGGGCCATCGACACGCTCGACGAGGTGCGCGCAAGGGTCCAGCGCAACCTCCTGCGCGGCACCGGGGGCGGGCCCTACCGCTAGCGATGGTCAGGCGCGGGGCGCACGCCGTGATCCGGTGCGCCCAAAGCCAGCACGGCAGGCGCGGCGGTCGCCGTCCTCGACGACGCGCAGGGCGCATTGCGAGTACGCATCTCGATTTCTCTCTCCGGATCATCGCCCGCGCCAGGGCCTGTTTGCCGCGATTTGCTGTGCCTGCCTCGGGACCGACGGCCTCCGCGTGAACTGCAGAGTCCGCCATTTGCGTGGAGGAGCCGTGCTTGACGCCGTGAGCGGCAGGTCTGCATAATCGCGCCCATGAGCTACATCGACGGCTTTGTCACTCCTGTGCCCACGGACAAAAAGGCAGCTTATCGCGAGGCCTGCGTGAAGGCCGCGGAGGTCTTCAAGGAGTATGGTGCGACGCGCGTCGTCGAGTGCTGGGGCGACGACGTGCCCGACGGCAAGATCACCGACTTCAAGGGCGCGGTGAAGGCCGAGGCAGGCGAGACCATCGTGTTCTCCTGGATCGTGTGGCCATCGAAGGAGGTGCGCGACCAGGCGGGCGCGAAGATGAAGGACGACCCGCGCATGCAGATGACGGAGAATCCACCTTTCGACCCCAAGCGCATGATCTGGGGCGGGTTCGCTGTCCTCTTCGACTCGAGCGGAGAGGAGCGTTAGGCGAGCACAAGGGCCAACGAGATCACGCCGCACCTCTGGTATGCGGAGGCGGCCCGGTTCCCCGAGGCGATGCTCAACATGGGGGACCTGGACAGCACCGGCTTCAAGGCCGCGCACGAAGCGCGCTGAACGCTGGCGCAGGGCGCCCCGCTTGATCCCCCGCACGAGCACGAGCGGCCGGCCTCGACGGCTGCAACCTTGTCTCACCCCTCGGTAGCGCACGCGTGTGCCGGTCGAGCGCCACGTACCGCGCTTCTTTGATATACAGACCAGGACGGAACCGAGGGTACGGATGAACGGTGATGTGGATTACACGGCTGTCGTTGCCGAGAACCAGCAGCTGAAGCAGCGCATCCGGGAGCTGGAGGAGGCCGAGGAGGCGCGGGATAGCCTCGAGGCGGCGCTGCGCCAGAGCGAGGAGCATGCGCGCGTCTTTGTCACCTACAGCCCGGCTGCGGTGGCCATGTTCGATAACGACATGCGCTACATCCTGGCCAGTCACCGCTGGCGGGAAGATTTCGGCATGAAGGAGCGGGATATCATCGGCCGGTGCCATTACGATCTCTTCCCCGAGATCCCCGAGCACTGGAGGGCGATCCACCGGCGCTGCCTCGCAGGAGCCACGGAATCGAATGATGAGGAGCCCTTCCCGCGGGCCGACGGGAGCGTCGACTGGGTGCGCTGGAAGATCTTTCCCTGGTACAAGTCGATCGGCGAGATCGGCGGGATCATGCTGTTCACGGAGGTGATCACCGACCGGAAGCGGCTCGAGGATACGCTCCGGCTTCAGGCGAGGACGCTCCTGGAGCTGTCGACGCCCATCGTTCCCATCAGCCAGGGCGTCCTCGTGCTGCCGCTCGTGGGCGTGCTGGACGCGGCGCGGGCGCAGCAGATGATGGAGAACCTGCTGAGCAAGGTGGTCGAGCGGCAGGCGCGGGTGGCGATCATCGACGTCACCGGCGTGCCGCACATCGACACGGCCTCGGCGAGCGCCCTCCTGCAGGTGGCGCGGGCGGTCCGGCTGCTCGGGGCGCAGGTCGTCCTGACGGGGATCCGGCCGGAGGTGTCCCAGGCCATCGTCCACCTCGACATCGATCTCGCCGGCATCATGACCCGCCGCGACCTGCAGAGCGCGATCTCGTTCGCGACCGGGATGAGCCTGGCATCCGCGTCGCCGTCCAAGCCATGACGCACCTTGCCCGAGGGCTGCTGCTGCAGAAGCACCCGGGCAGCACCCGCCTGCTG encodes the following:
- a CDS encoding DUF1428 domain-containing protein; translated protein: MSYIDGFVTPVPTDKKAAYREACVKAAEVFKEYGATRVVECWGDDVPDGKITDFKGAVKAEAGETIVFSWIVWPSKEVRDQAGAKMKDDPRMQMTENPPFDPKRMIWGGFAVLFDSSGEER
- a CDS encoding STAS domain-containing protein, whose amino-acid sequence is MNGDVDYTAVVAENQQLKQRIRELEEAEEARDSLEAALRQSEEHARVFVTYSPAAVAMFDNDMRYILASHRWREDFGMKERDIIGRCHYDLFPEIPEHWRAIHRRCLAGATESNDEEPFPRADGSVDWVRWKIFPWYKSIGEIGGIMLFTEVITDRKRLEDTLRLQARTLLELSTPIVPISQGVLVLPLVGVLDAARAQQMMENLLSKVVERQARVAIIDVTGVPHIDTASASALLQVARAVRLLGAQVVLTGIRPEVSQAIVHLDIDLAGIMTRRDLQSAISFATGMSLASASPSKP